The following coding sequences are from one Alosa alosa isolate M-15738 ecotype Scorff River chromosome 3, AALO_Geno_1.1, whole genome shotgun sequence window:
- the LOC125292004 gene encoding guanylate-binding protein 1-like isoform X3: MALSMQTPVCLVDNGPDGHMRVQQEALQILEQIQQPVVVVAVVGLYRTGKSYLMNRLAGKHTGFALGSTIESKTKGIWMWCVPHPSKPGNTLVLLDTEGLGDVDKGDSKHDTQIFSLAVLLSSTLVYNSRGTIDNRAVEDLQYVTELAEYIKVKSSDEDGDDSEFVKVFPSFIWAVRDFTLERKIDDKDATEDEYLDFALKLKPGNSKKVNDHNLPRECIRKYFPSRKCFTFPFPSRPEDVIRLETLSQSEMAPEFLEVTERFCTFVFNQSPVKQLKDGHTVDGRILGHLMKMYVETMSSGGVPCLENAVVAMAQIENEAAVKEGLEVYESGMAQLTIYFPVDLRDITAEHQRLNSLATEVFIKRSFKDDEGKHIKSLEEAVNKLFSRFLQQNEEASVQKCKKVLTGLSAPLRERLQQGFYMKPGGYQLYCQDMEDIVKKYKSQTQLGVKAEDVLEEFLKQRKEESSAILQADQSLSARDKQICEQRERAVMLEQEVKANEERQRQLEERMHAEQRSNEERMRQVKEKMEQEMREQREEARRATESQLREQAALLEKGFQEKADRLGQEMREVQQRAEEAQKARSQEFTQLLEQQDRRHNEAMAMMRQQNEAILRSGGGGGGDCCIL; this comes from the exons ATGGCTCTCTCCATGCAGACCCCGGTGTGTCTGGTTGATAACGGGCCTGACGGGCACATGCGTGTCCAGCAGGAGGCGCTGCAGATCCTGGAGCAGATCCAGCagccggtggtggtggtggccgtGGTGGGGCTCTACCGCACGGGCAAGTCCTACCTCATGAACCGGCTGGCCGGCAAACACACAG GGTTTGCCCTGGGCAGCACCATCGAGTCCAAAACCAAAGGAATCTGGATGTGGTGTGTACCTCACCCCTCTAAACcag GAAACACCCTTGTCCTGCTGGACACAGAGGGACTGGGAGATGTAGACAAG GGAGACTCCAAGCACGACACACAGATCTTCTCTCTGGCCGTCCTGCTAAGCAGCACTCTGGTTTACAACAGCAGAGGGACCATCGACAACAGGGCTGTGGAGGACTTGCA ATATGTAACTGAGCTGGCTGAATACATCAAAGTGAAGTCATCTGATGAAGATGGAGACGATTCCGAGTTTGTGAAGGTCTTCCCCAGCTTCATCTGGGCCGTGAGGGACTTCACTCTTGAGAGGAAGATCGACGACAAGGATGCGACAGAGGATGAATACTTAGACTTTGCCCTGAAGCTGAAACCTG GTAACTCTAAAAAGGTGAATGACCACAACCTTCCTCGGGAATGCATCCGGAAGTACTTCCCATCCCGGAAGTGTTTCACCTTCCCATTTCCCAGCCGCCCGGAGGACGTGATCCGTCTGGAGACCTTGTCCCAGTCGGAGATGGCTCCAGAGTTCCTGGAGGTCACGGAGCGCTTCTGCACTTTCGTCTTCAATCAGAGCCCTGTGAAGCAGCTGAAGGATGGACACACTGTCGACGGCAGGA TCCTGGGGCACCTGATGAAGATGTACGTGGAGACCATGTCCAGCGGGGGAGTGCCCTGCTTGGAGAACGCAGTGGTTGCCATGGCGCAGATTGAGAATGAGGCTGCTGTGAAGGAGGGTCTGGAGGTTTACGAGAGTGGCATGGCACAGCTGACCATCTACTTCCCCGTGGACCTGCGTGACATCACCGCCGAACACCAGCGCCTCAACAGCCTGGCAACTGAGGTCTTCATCAAGCGCTCCTTCAAGGATGACGAGGGGAAGCACATTAAGTCTCTGGAG GAGGCTGTTAACAAGCTGTTCAGTAGATTCCTTCAGCAGAATGAGGAGGCCTCGGTCCAGAAATGCAAAAAGGTCCTCACAGGTCTCTCTGCTCCACTGAGGGAAAGACTCCAGCAGGGATTCTACATGAAACCCGGAGGATACCAGCTCTACTGCCAGGACATGGAGGACATCGTGAAGAAATACAAAAGCCAGACCCAGCTGGGAGTCAAG GCTGAAGATGTGTTGGAGGAGTTTCTGAAGCAGAGGAAGGAGGAGTCCTCAGCCATCCTGCAAGCTGACCAGAGTCTCAGCGCCAGGGACAAACAGATCTGCG agcagcgTGAGAGAGCCGTGATGCTGGAGCAGGAGGTGAAGGCTAACGAGGAGCGTCAGCGTCAGCTGGAGGAGCGCATGCATGCGGAGCAGAGGAGTAATGAGGAGCGCATGCGACAGGTGAAGGAAAAGATGGAGCAGGAGATGAGAGAGCAGCGGGAGGAGGCACGACGcgccacag AGAGCCAGCTTCGTGAGCAGGCCGCCCTGCTGGAGAAGGGCTTCCAGGAGAAGGCGGACAGGTTGGGCCAGGAAATGCGTGAGGTCCAGCAGAGAGCCGAGGAGGCTCAGAAGGCCAGGAGCCAGGAATTCACCCAACTGCTGGAGCAGCAGGATCGGCGCCACAACGAGGCCATGGCCATGATGAGGCAGCAGAATGAAGCCATCTTAAgatcaggaggaggaggaggaggagactgcTGCATCCTGTGA
- the LOC125292004 gene encoding guanylate-binding protein 1-like isoform X4, translating into MALSMQTPVCLVDNGPDGHMRVQQEALQILEQIQQPVVVVAVVGLYRTGKSYLMNRLAGKHTGFALGSTIESKTKGIWMWCVPHPSKPGNTLVLLDTEGLGDVDKGDSKHDTQIFSLAVLLSSTLVYNSRGTIDNRAVEDLQYVTELAEYIKVKSSDEDGDDSEFVKVFPSFIWAVRDFTLERKIDDKDATEDEYLDFALKLKPGNSKKVNDHNLPRECIRKYFPSRKCFTFPFPSRPEDVIRLETLSQSEMAPEFLEVTERFCTFVFNQSPVKQLKDGHTVDGRILGHLMKMYVETMSSGGVPCLENAVVAMAQIENEAAVKEGLEVYESGMAQLTIYFPVDLRDITAEHQRLNSLATEVFIKRSFKDDEGKHIKSLEEAVNKLFSRFLQQNEEASVQKCKKVLTGLSAPLRERLQQGFYMKPGGYQLYCQDMEDIVKKYKSQTQLGVKAEDVLEEFLKQRKEESSAILQADQSLSARDKQICA; encoded by the exons ATGGCTCTCTCCATGCAGACCCCGGTGTGTCTGGTTGATAACGGGCCTGACGGGCACATGCGTGTCCAGCAGGAGGCGCTGCAGATCCTGGAGCAGATCCAGCagccggtggtggtggtggccgtGGTGGGGCTCTACCGCACGGGCAAGTCCTACCTCATGAACCGGCTGGCCGGCAAACACACAG GGTTTGCCCTGGGCAGCACCATCGAGTCCAAAACCAAAGGAATCTGGATGTGGTGTGTACCTCACCCCTCTAAACcag GAAACACCCTTGTCCTGCTGGACACAGAGGGACTGGGAGATGTAGACAAG GGAGACTCCAAGCACGACACACAGATCTTCTCTCTGGCCGTCCTGCTAAGCAGCACTCTGGTTTACAACAGCAGAGGGACCATCGACAACAGGGCTGTGGAGGACTTGCA ATATGTAACTGAGCTGGCTGAATACATCAAAGTGAAGTCATCTGATGAAGATGGAGACGATTCCGAGTTTGTGAAGGTCTTCCCCAGCTTCATCTGGGCCGTGAGGGACTTCACTCTTGAGAGGAAGATCGACGACAAGGATGCGACAGAGGATGAATACTTAGACTTTGCCCTGAAGCTGAAACCTG GTAACTCTAAAAAGGTGAATGACCACAACCTTCCTCGGGAATGCATCCGGAAGTACTTCCCATCCCGGAAGTGTTTCACCTTCCCATTTCCCAGCCGCCCGGAGGACGTGATCCGTCTGGAGACCTTGTCCCAGTCGGAGATGGCTCCAGAGTTCCTGGAGGTCACGGAGCGCTTCTGCACTTTCGTCTTCAATCAGAGCCCTGTGAAGCAGCTGAAGGATGGACACACTGTCGACGGCAGGA TCCTGGGGCACCTGATGAAGATGTACGTGGAGACCATGTCCAGCGGGGGAGTGCCCTGCTTGGAGAACGCAGTGGTTGCCATGGCGCAGATTGAGAATGAGGCTGCTGTGAAGGAGGGTCTGGAGGTTTACGAGAGTGGCATGGCACAGCTGACCATCTACTTCCCCGTGGACCTGCGTGACATCACCGCCGAACACCAGCGCCTCAACAGCCTGGCAACTGAGGTCTTCATCAAGCGCTCCTTCAAGGATGACGAGGGGAAGCACATTAAGTCTCTGGAG GAGGCTGTTAACAAGCTGTTCAGTAGATTCCTTCAGCAGAATGAGGAGGCCTCGGTCCAGAAATGCAAAAAGGTCCTCACAGGTCTCTCTGCTCCACTGAGGGAAAGACTCCAGCAGGGATTCTACATGAAACCCGGAGGATACCAGCTCTACTGCCAGGACATGGAGGACATCGTGAAGAAATACAAAAGCCAGACCCAGCTGGGAGTCAAG GCTGAAGATGTGTTGGAGGAGTTTCTGAAGCAGAGGAAGGAGGAGTCCTCAGCCATCCTGCAAGCTGACCAGAGTCTCAGCGCCAGGGACAAACAGATCTGCG cgTGA